The following coding sequences lie in one Lolium perenne isolate Kyuss_39 chromosome 2, Kyuss_2.0, whole genome shotgun sequence genomic window:
- the LOC139835651 gene encoding uncharacterized protein translates to MPPRRRPSSGYHGVRARPSGRFDAEIRSGEERIRLGTFDTAHEAARAYDAVAWRLGRSRRSMNFHDVYTREQAEMLAPPPPVITQEQQRRRRELEQRLLIAERDEALRLEWARRFPEDVAATEAFYAQKEEEKAALKAKKKASREKRRAESAARKAARAEKAARKEEEKRNGAGPSTIVLSSSSSFEWTSTPVSETTPSTHSSDFDWDSE, encoded by the coding sequence atgccgccgcgccgccgcccatcctccggctaccacggcgtccgcgcgcggccgagcggccgattcgacgcggagatccgctccggcgaggagcggatccgtctcggcaccttcgacacggcgcacgaggcggcgcgggcCTACGACGCCGTCGCGTGGCGGCTCGGCCGCTCCCGGCGGTCGATGAATTTTCACGACGTCTACACGCGGGAGCAGGCGGagatgctcgcgccgccgccgcccgtcaTCACGCAGGAGCAGCAGCGCCGGCGACGGGAGTTGGAGCAGCGCCTCCTCATCGCGGAGCGCGACGAGGCGCTGCGCCTCGAGTGGGCGCGGCGCTTCCCCGAAGACGTCGCCGCCACGGAGGCCTTCTACgcgcagaaggaggaggagaaggcggcgctcaaggcgaagaagaaggcgagccgcgagaagcgccgcgccgagtccgccgcgaggaaggcggcgagggccgagaaggcggcgaggaaggaggaggaaaagaggaaCGGCGCAGGGCCGTCGACGATCGttctgtcctcctcctcctccttcgagtggacgtCGACGCCGGTGTCGGAGACGACTCCGAGCACCCACTCGTCGGACTTCGATTGGGACTCCGAGTAG